In Paracoccus fistulariae, a single window of DNA contains:
- a CDS encoding CCA tRNA nucleotidyltransferase yields the protein MSAIRAEFLSSPGLQQVLTTLTAAGHQALIVGGAVRNAMLGEDVSDVDLSTDALPQQVIDLAGAAGLKTVPTGIEHGTVTVLTTESGPWRSFEITTFRRDVETDGRHAVVSFSTDLAEDARRRDFTMNALYATATGEVLDPIGGLPDLLARRLRFVGDPRARITEDYLRILRFFRFHAWYGAPGAADPDALAACAELAEGLNRISKERIGEEMQKLLKAPDPLDALCLMEQTGVLQHVLPGARLDLLTALRRVETAPDWRLRLATLQADDPRGSLRLSNRSARIVMQLRELAQGDDSLERIAYRHGQDLARQVAQYRLAEGRDLPPDWDRRIQRAAQQKLPISATDLMPQLSGAALGAALRMAEDHWIDSDFRATAPDLVALARRAEGSE from the coding sequence ATGAGCGCGATCAGGGCCGAATTCCTGTCCTCGCCGGGGCTGCAGCAGGTGCTGACAACCCTGACGGCGGCGGGCCATCAGGCGCTGATCGTGGGCGGCGCCGTGCGCAACGCGATGCTGGGCGAAGATGTGTCGGATGTCGATCTGTCCACCGACGCGCTGCCGCAGCAGGTCATTGATCTGGCCGGAGCCGCAGGGCTGAAGACCGTGCCCACCGGGATCGAGCATGGCACCGTCACTGTCCTGACGACAGAGAGCGGCCCCTGGCGCAGCTTTGAAATCACCACCTTTCGCCGCGATGTCGAAACCGATGGCCGCCATGCGGTCGTCTCCTTCTCGACCGACCTGGCCGAGGATGCGCGACGGCGGGATTTCACCATGAACGCTCTTTATGCCACGGCGACGGGCGAAGTTCTGGACCCGATCGGCGGGCTGCCGGACCTGCTGGCGCGGCGGCTGCGCTTTGTGGGCGATCCGCGCGCGCGGATCACCGAAGATTATCTGCGCATCCTGCGTTTCTTCCGCTTCCACGCTTGGTACGGCGCGCCCGGTGCGGCCGACCCCGATGCGCTGGCGGCCTGCGCCGAATTGGCCGAGGGCCTGAACCGGATCTCGAAAGAGCGGATCGGGGAGGAGATGCAGAAGTTGCTGAAAGCGCCCGATCCACTGGATGCCTTGTGCCTGATGGAGCAGACCGGCGTGCTGCAGCATGTCTTGCCGGGTGCGCGGCTGGATCTGCTGACGGCGCTGCGAAGGGTCGAAACCGCACCCGACTGGCGGCTGCGGCTGGCCACGTTGCAGGCCGACGACCCGCGCGGGAGTCTGCGCCTCAGCAATCGCAGCGCCCGGATCGTCATGCAATTGCGGGAACTGGCCCAAGGCGATGACAGCCTTGAGCGCATCGCCTATCGCCACGGACAGGATCTGGCGCGTCAGGTGGCGCAATACCGGCTGGCAGAGGGGCGGGATCTGCCGCCGGACTGGGACCGCCGAATTCAACGCGCTGCGCAGCAGAAGCTGCCGATATCGGCCACCGATCTGATGCCGCAGCTTTCAGGTGCGGCCCTTGGAGCGGCGCTGCGCATGGCCGAGGATCACTGGATCGACAGCGATTTCCGCGCCACTGCGCCGGATCTTGTGGCACTGGCCCGCCGGGCGGAGGGCAGCGAATGA
- a CDS encoding PP2C family protein-serine/threonine phosphatase, with the protein MTPANPSDGNNIQATECLKNLPVRTVLLVESSPAHRRLFGIQLRLAGYRVMEASTGPEALELCKQSEPDFVLSDWDIPGMSGLELCRAFRSLPRDSYGYFILLTAHRMQEDIVLGLDAGADDFLTKPITRVELIARLAAGERILRIEGELRASNAKLRNTLDKLREAQAAIVRDLQEARMLQQGLVRERTGRFGDIEISLMLRPAGHVGGDLVGFFPIGRDRVGIYALDVSGHGVTAALLTAQLSVHLSGATEHSIALRGKKSASGFMPPAALAHALNNMMLEEMCTDTYFTMIYAELNHVTGQLQLVQAGHPYPMLQRADGQVQRVGQGGMPIGVFGSPTFDEVELQLQPGDRLLITSDGISEASNRAGVSLGEEGLEAILRTNAFLKGHVFLESMAWSVSEYCRGDRQDDVSAVLIEYTVAKKSSRRH; encoded by the coding sequence ATGACGCCCGCGAATCCTTCTGATGGAAACAATATCCAGGCCACGGAATGCCTGAAGAACCTGCCTGTACGCACGGTGCTTCTGGTCGAATCCAGCCCGGCACATCGGCGGCTTTTCGGGATCCAGCTTCGCCTTGCGGGATACCGGGTGATGGAGGCATCGACAGGCCCCGAGGCGCTTGAACTGTGCAAGCAGTCGGAACCTGATTTCGTGCTGTCGGACTGGGACATCCCGGGGATGAGCGGGCTGGAACTGTGTCGCGCCTTCCGCAGCCTGCCCCGCGACAGCTATGGTTACTTCATCCTTCTGACCGCCCATCGGATGCAGGAAGACATTGTTCTGGGGCTGGATGCGGGCGCGGATGATTTCCTGACCAAACCGATCACCCGCGTCGAACTGATCGCGCGGCTGGCCGCCGGCGAACGGATCTTGCGCATCGAGGGTGAGCTGCGCGCAAGCAATGCCAAGCTGCGCAACACGCTGGACAAGCTGCGAGAGGCGCAGGCCGCCATCGTCCGTGACCTGCAAGAGGCGCGGATGCTGCAACAGGGGCTGGTGCGGGAAAGAACCGGCCGCTTTGGCGATATCGAGATTTCGCTGATGCTGCGTCCGGCAGGCCATGTCGGCGGCGATCTGGTCGGCTTTTTCCCCATCGGTCGCGACCGTGTGGGGATTTATGCGCTGGATGTTTCGGGGCATGGGGTGACGGCGGCGCTGCTGACGGCGCAGCTGTCGGTGCATCTGTCCGGCGCGACCGAGCACAGCATCGCCTTGCGCGGCAAGAAATCCGCGTCGGGCTTCATGCCGCCCGCCGCGCTGGCCCATGCGCTGAACAACATGATGCTGGAGGAGATGTGCACCGACACCTATTTCACCATGATCTATGCCGAATTGAACCATGTCACCGGTCAGCTTCAGCTTGTGCAGGCCGGGCACCCCTATCCGATGCTGCAACGCGCCGACGGGCAGGTTCAGCGCGTGGGTCAGGGCGGCATGCCCATCGGCGTCTTCGGAAGTCCAACCTTCGACGAGGTTGAACTGCAATTGCAGCCCGGCGATCGTTTGCTGATCACCTCGGACGGGATCAGCGAGGCCTCGAACCGCGCGGGCGTGTCACTCGGCGAAGAAGGGCTGGAGGCGATCCTGCGCACCAATGCCTTTCTCAAAGGCCATGTCTTTCTGGAATCCATGGCCTGGTCGGTGTCGGAATATTGCCGTGGCGACCGGCAGGACGACGTATCCGCCGTGCTGATCGAATATACCGTGGCCAAGAAATCCAGCCGCCGGCATTAG
- a CDS encoding class I SAM-dependent RNA methyltransferase yields the protein MTSWRIERLGRRGDGVAISTAGQALAPLTLPGEEIEGEALDGRIAAPRILAPSPDRVKPVCSHYRACGGCSLMHASEGFTTNWKRQVVETALAARDLPAPIKGVHVSPPRSRRRAVLSGRRTKKGALLGFHARASDVITDLSDCHLLRPQIMDALPLLRQIVVAGASRAAELTITVIAGPAGLDVAVTGGKPMDPALFQNLAALAEQGDLARLDWDGQSITRRTPALPMGRAMVVPPPAAFLQATAEGEAALLAALRSFTQGAGRIVDLFAGCGTFSLPLAQSASVHAVEGLAAPLQALDAGWRAAPGLNRVTTQIRDLARNPLLPDELSAFDAIVIDPPRAGAEAQMHEIAASGVPKIAFVACDPVNFSRDARILADAGYTLTQLFVVDQFRWSPHVETVAEFILR from the coding sequence ATGACAAGCTGGCGGATCGAACGTCTGGGGCGACGCGGCGATGGCGTGGCCATCAGTACGGCGGGACAGGCGCTGGCGCCGCTGACCCTGCCCGGAGAAGAGATCGAGGGAGAGGCCCTTGACGGACGCATCGCCGCGCCTCGCATCCTGGCCCCGTCGCCCGATCGCGTGAAGCCCGTCTGCAGCCATTACCGCGCCTGTGGCGGCTGTTCGCTGATGCATGCCAGCGAGGGGTTCACGACCAACTGGAAGCGGCAGGTGGTGGAAACCGCACTGGCCGCGCGCGATCTGCCCGCACCGATCAAGGGGGTGCATGTCTCGCCCCCGCGCTCTCGCAGGCGGGCGGTGCTGTCGGGACGGCGCACCAAGAAGGGCGCCTTGCTGGGCTTTCACGCCCGCGCCTCGGATGTGATCACGGATCTGAGCGATTGCCACCTGCTGCGGCCGCAGATCATGGATGCCCTGCCCCTGCTGCGGCAGATCGTGGTGGCAGGTGCCTCGCGCGCGGCCGAACTGACGATCACCGTGATCGCCGGCCCCGCCGGGCTGGATGTGGCGGTGACCGGCGGCAAGCCGATGGATCCGGCGCTGTTTCAGAACCTCGCGGCGCTGGCCGAACAGGGGGATCTGGCGCGGCTGGATTGGGACGGGCAAAGCATCACCCGCCGCACACCCGCCCTGCCGATGGGCCGCGCCATGGTCGTGCCACCGCCCGCGGCCTTCCTGCAAGCCACGGCCGAGGGCGAAGCCGCGCTACTGGCCGCCCTGCGCAGCTTTACCCAAGGGGCAGGCCGGATCGTGGACCTTTTTGCCGGTTGCGGCACCTTCAGCCTGCCTCTGGCCCAGTCGGCCTCGGTCCATGCGGTCGAAGGTCTGGCCGCGCCGCTTCAGGCGCTGGATGCGGGCTGGCGCGCGGCCCCGGGGCTGAACCGGGTGACGACGCAGATTCGCGATCTGGCCCGCAACCCTCTCTTGCCAGACGAGCTTTCGGCCTTTGACGCGATTGTGATCGACCCGCCCCGTGCCGGAGCCGAGGCGCAGATGCACGAAATCGCAGCATCGGGCGTGCCGAAAATCGCCTTTGTCGCCTGCGATCCGGTCAATTTCTCAAGGGATGCGAGGATTCTTGCCGATGCGGGCTATACCCTGACGCAGCTTTTCGTCGTCGACCAGTTCCGCTGGTCACCCCATGTCGAGACCGTCGCGGAATTCATCCTGCGCTAG
- a CDS encoding ABC transporter ATP-binding protein: MSLHRRLGRIIDAFRPAEGPPPDTLLRFFRWCLSGAGGGLSLAAMASAIGGAADVIAAVLLGAVVDAVAGGNADTVLSDSALLIGAFVGFFLILRPLIFGLSAATSSVIVGPNVMPLVLSRLHRWTMGHSVTFFDNDFAGRLAQKQMQTARAVTDVATEMVNVVAFALASVLGSAAFLISVDGWGAVALILWLAAYLALIRFFLPRIRSRSGARASARAMVTGQVVDTITNIKTVKLFAHAQHEDREALSAMAGFRERALDFGVVSSTFRVSLMVVAGILPVILVGGTILLWRQGAATPGDVATAGAISMRLSQMTGWVSMALMGIWGSIGEVEDGMRTLSPPHALTDKPDAIALNRVEGRVDFSDVGFAYGRRDGGLRQIDLHIAPGERIGIVGASGAGKSTLVALLLRLYDVEKGAIRIDGHDIRDVTQESLRQQIGMVTQETAMFNRSARDNILYGRPGATQDEVEAAARAAEAHDFILGLEDFAGRKGYDAHLGERGVKLSGGQRQRIALARAFLKDAPILVLDEATSALDSEVEAQVQEALTRAMSGKTVLAIAHRLSTIAELDRIIVMDAGQIVEEGSHQALLARNGLYARYWNRQSGGFLGTEEAAE, from the coding sequence ATGAGCCTGCACCGCCGTCTTGGCCGCATCATCGACGCCTTTCGCCCGGCCGAAGGGCCGCCGCCCGACACGCTGCTGCGTTTTTTCCGCTGGTGTCTCTCGGGGGCCGGGGGCGGGTTGTCGCTGGCGGCGATGGCCTCGGCCATTGGCGGGGCGGCGGATGTGATTGCGGCGGTGCTGCTGGGCGCGGTTGTCGATGCCGTCGCCGGTGGCAATGCGGATACGGTGCTGTCGGACAGCGCCCTGCTGATCGGCGCCTTTGTCGGCTTTTTCCTGATCCTGCGCCCGCTGATCTTTGGCCTCTCTGCCGCCACGTCCAGCGTGATCGTCGGCCCGAATGTCATGCCGCTGGTGCTGTCGCGGTTGCACCGCTGGACGATGGGCCATTCCGTGACCTTCTTCGACAATGACTTTGCCGGGCGGCTGGCGCAAAAGCAGATGCAGACCGCGCGTGCCGTGACTGATGTTGCAACGGAAATGGTCAATGTGGTCGCTTTCGCGCTGGCCTCGGTTCTGGGCTCGGCGGCGTTCCTGATCTCGGTCGATGGCTGGGGCGCGGTGGCGCTGATCCTGTGGCTGGCGGCCTATCTGGCGCTGATCCGGTTTTTCCTGCCACGTATCCGGTCGCGGTCGGGCGCGCGCGCCTCGGCCCGGGCGATGGTGACCGGGCAGGTCGTTGACACGATCACCAATATCAAGACCGTCAAGCTGTTCGCCCATGCCCAGCATGAGGACCGCGAAGCGCTCAGCGCCATGGCCGGTTTCCGCGAACGCGCGCTGGATTTCGGCGTGGTCAGCAGCACATTCCGGGTGTCGCTGATGGTGGTGGCCGGGATCCTGCCGGTGATCCTTGTGGGCGGCACGATCCTGCTGTGGCGTCAGGGCGCGGCCACGCCGGGCGATGTGGCCACGGCGGGGGCAATCTCGATGCGGCTCAGCCAGATGACCGGCTGGGTCAGCATGGCGCTGATGGGGATCTGGGGCAGCATTGGCGAGGTCGAGGATGGCATGCGCACCCTGTCCCCGCCCCATGCGCTGACGGATAAGCCCGATGCCATCGCCCTGAACCGCGTCGAAGGGCGGGTGGATTTCAGCGATGTCGGATTTGCCTATGGTCGGCGCGATGGCGGGCTACGCCAGATCGACCTGCATATCGCCCCGGGCGAGCGGATCGGCATTGTCGGCGCCTCGGGCGCGGGGAAATCGACGCTGGTTGCGCTGCTGCTGCGGCTTTACGACGTCGAAAAGGGTGCGATCCGCATTGATGGCCATGACATCCGCGACGTAACGCAGGAAAGCCTGCGCCAGCAGATCGGCATGGTCACGCAGGAAACCGCGATGTTCAACCGCTCGGCCCGCGACAATATCCTTTATGGCCGCCCCGGTGCCACGCAGGACGAGGTCGAGGCCGCCGCCCGCGCCGCCGAGGCCCATGACTTCATTCTGGGGCTGGAAGATTTCGCCGGTCGCAAGGGTTACGATGCGCATCTGGGAGAGCGTGGGGTCAAGCTGTCTGGCGGCCAGCGGCAGCGGATCGCACTGGCCCGCGCCTTCCTGAAGGACGCGCCGATCCTGGTGCTGGATGAGGCCACAAGTGCTCTGGACAGCGAGGTTGAGGCGCAGGTGCAAGAGGCGCTGACCCGCGCCATGTCCGGCAAGACCGTTCTGGCCATCGCCCATCGCCTGTCCACCATTGCCGAACTGGACCGGATCATCGTGATGGATGCCGGCCAGATCGTGGAAGAGGGCAGCCATCAGGCGCTGCTGGCCCGGAACGGGCTTTACGCGCGGTATTGGAACCGGCAATCGGGCGGTTTTCTGGGCACCGAAGAGGCCGCCGAATGA
- a CDS encoding NUDIX hydrolase, with the protein MIPRFGKTPLRGQSYRRRPGAYAILYRDGHLLMTHQVRPSPEYQLPGGGIDPGEGPITALHREVFEETGFSIAAPRYLGSYRRYAYLPDYGYHAEKMCHVWLARPILRRGPPTEPHHDACWMTPERAYRLLPDAGSRAMLRRSGLIRGTA; encoded by the coding sequence ATGATTCCGCGATTTGGCAAAACTCCCCTGCGGGGGCAATCCTACCGGCGTAGGCCGGGCGCCTATGCGATCCTCTATCGCGACGGCCATCTGCTGATGACGCATCAGGTGCGGCCCTCGCCGGAATATCAGCTTCCGGGCGGCGGGATCGACCCGGGCGAGGGGCCGATCACCGCCCTGCATCGCGAGGTCTTCGAAGAGACCGGGTTCAGCATTGCCGCGCCGCGTTATCTGGGCAGCTACCGGCGCTATGCCTATCTGCCTGATTATGGCTATCACGCCGAAAAGATGTGCCATGTCTGGCTGGCACGCCCGATCCTGCGCCGTGGTCCGCCGACCGAGCCGCATCACGATGCCTGCTGGATGACACCGGAGCGCGCCTATCGGCTGTTGCCGGATGCCGGATCACGCGCGATGTTGCGCCGGTCAGGTCTGATCAGGGGGACAGCATGA
- a CDS encoding PhzF family phenazine biosynthesis protein: MSPFDYRQVDVFTSTALRGNPLAVVLGAEGLSDDVMARFANWTNLSETVFLLPPTQPEADYRLRIFTPKSELPFAGHPTLGSCHAWLEAGGKPKGTDIVQECGVGLIRIRRSEDGLAFAAPPLIRSGALKPALLQRVMEALSLRPDQVVEGQWVDNGPGWLALLLKRRADLLAVQPDYSKLAGLEVGLVAPFDRDEDGDGADFELRSFMSEGAEDPVTGSLNASVAIWLIGNGIAQPSYVAAQGTCLGRAGRVHVRQEGDTIWVGGQSVTCISGQVSL, from the coding sequence ATGAGTCCGTTCGATTACCGTCAGGTGGATGTTTTCACCTCGACCGCGCTGCGGGGCAATCCGCTGGCCGTTGTGCTGGGTGCCGAAGGGCTGTCGGACGATGTCATGGCGCGCTTCGCCAATTGGACCAATCTCAGCGAGACGGTGTTTCTGCTGCCCCCGACGCAGCCCGAGGCGGATTACCGCCTGCGCATCTTCACGCCCAAAAGCGAATTGCCCTTCGCAGGCCATCCGACGCTGGGATCCTGTCATGCCTGGCTTGAGGCCGGAGGCAAGCCCAAGGGCACGGATATCGTGCAGGAATGCGGGGTCGGGCTGATCCGGATCCGGCGCAGCGAGGATGGGCTGGCCTTTGCCGCCCCGCCGCTGATCCGCAGTGGCGCGCTGAAGCCTGCCTTGTTGCAGCGGGTGATGGAGGCACTGTCACTGCGGCCCGATCAGGTGGTCGAGGGGCAATGGGTCGATAACGGGCCGGGATGGCTGGCGCTGCTTCTGAAGCGTCGGGCCGATCTGCTGGCGGTGCAGCCCGATTACAGCAAGCTGGCGGGGCTGGAAGTCGGGCTGGTCGCGCCCTTCGATCGCGACGAAGACGGCGACGGCGCGGATTTCGAGCTGCGGTCGTTCATGTCAGAAGGCGCCGAGGATCCCGTGACCGGTAGCCTCAATGCCAGCGTGGCGATCTGGCTGATCGGAAACGGGATCGCCCAACCATCCTATGTCGCGGCGCAGGGCACCTGCCTGGGCCGCGCGGGGCGGGTGCATGTCCGGCAAGAGGGCGACACCATCTGGGTCGGCGGCCAGTCCGTGACCTGCATCAGCGGGCAGGTGTCGCTGTAG
- the ilvA gene encoding threonine ammonia-lyase IlvA, whose translation MENFVASVHQAEAAIRDLFEPTPLQRNDHLSAKYGADIWLKREDLTPVRSYKLRGAFNAIRKLITPGEGDRAHFVCASAGNHAQGVAYACRHFGALGTIFMPVTTPKQKIDKTRTFGGDSVQIVLTGDYFDQTLAAAQAFAADEGAQFVSPFDAPDIIEGQATVGLEILGQLGRAPDLVVLPVGGGGLSSGVVRFLGETAPDTRFSFAEPLGGASLQAALEAGAPVALPAVDSFVDGAAVARIGALPFETLRRFKPSDVHLAPEDRICRTMLDMLNTEGVVLEPAGALTIDVLDDLGDLRGKTVVCICSGGNFDFERLPEVKERALRFAGIKKYYVLRLPQRPGALRDLLELLGPNDDISRFEYLKKSARNFGSILIGIETSDPSNLQTLAQRMSQAGIAYRDITNDEILAELLV comes from the coding sequence ATGGAAAATTTTGTCGCCTCCGTCCATCAGGCCGAGGCCGCGATTCGCGACCTGTTCGAGCCTACCCCGTTGCAGCGCAACGACCACCTGTCCGCGAAATATGGCGCGGATATCTGGCTGAAGCGCGAGGATCTGACGCCGGTGCGCAGCTACAAGCTGCGCGGCGCCTTCAATGCCATTCGCAAGCTGATTACGCCGGGGGAAGGCGACAGGGCGCATTTCGTCTGCGCCAGCGCGGGCAATCACGCGCAGGGCGTCGCCTATGCCTGCCGCCATTTCGGCGCGCTTGGCACCATCTTCATGCCGGTGACGACGCCCAAGCAAAAGATCGACAAGACCCGCACCTTCGGCGGGGATTCCGTCCAGATTGTGCTGACCGGGGATTATTTCGACCAGACACTGGCCGCAGCGCAGGCCTTTGCCGCTGATGAAGGGGCGCAATTCGTGTCCCCCTTCGATGCGCCCGATATCATCGAGGGGCAGGCCACGGTCGGTCTGGAAATCCTGGGCCAGCTTGGCCGTGCGCCGGATCTGGTGGTGCTACCGGTGGGCGGCGGGGGATTGTCCTCGGGCGTTGTGCGGTTCCTTGGCGAAACCGCGCCCGATACCCGCTTCAGCTTTGCCGAGCCGCTGGGCGGTGCCAGTTTGCAAGCCGCGCTTGAGGCCGGTGCCCCGGTTGCCCTGCCCGCCGTGGACAGCTTTGTCGATGGCGCGGCGGTCGCGCGGATCGGCGCCCTGCCCTTCGAGACCCTGCGCCGCTTCAAACCCTCGGACGTGCATCTGGCGCCCGAGGACCGCATCTGCCGCACCATGCTGGACATGCTGAATACCGAGGGCGTCGTTCTGGAACCGGCCGGCGCGCTGACCATCGATGTGCTGGACGATCTGGGCGATCTGCGCGGCAAGACCGTGGTCTGCATCTGCTCGGGCGGGAATTTCGATTTCGAGCGCCTGCCCGAGGTGAAGGAACGCGCGCTGCGCTTTGCGGGCATCAAGAAATATTACGTTCTGCGTCTGCCGCAACGACCGGGCGCGCTGCGCGACCTGCTGGAGCTTCTGGGCCCGAACGACGATATCAGCCGCTTCGAATATCTGAAGAAATCGGCACGGAATTTCGGCTCGATCCTGATCGGCATCGAAACCAGCGATCCGTCAAATCTGCAAACCCTGGCGCAGCGCATGTCGCAGGCCGGGATCGCCTATCGCGACATCACCAATGACGAGATTCTGGCGGAACTGCTGGTCTAG
- a CDS encoding Hsp33 family molecular chaperone HslO — MSMLNQIAWDDTVLPFQLDRSNIRGRIARLDGVLDHILSRHDYPAPVSALVAELALLMALIGPTMKLRWKLSLQVRGNGAVRTIAADYYAPEAEDAPARIRAWASFDEERLDDRDPFEQIGEGYFAILIDQGEGTHPYQGITPLSGGSLSACAQTYFAQSEQLPTRFELASGFSRMSGEEGHWRAGGVMLQTLPAQPMDASQGGSGEGGLIEAADILQGGESEDWNRANILLDTVETLELIGPTVGPTDLLVRLFHEEDPRVFDPQRVEFGCSCTSDRVRDTLSIYSAKDIAQMTTDEGIVTADCQFCGAHYELDPSSLGFEATVDAEGQPLEESDDKVQE, encoded by the coding sequence ATGAGCATGCTTAACCAGATTGCCTGGGACGACACGGTTCTGCCCTTTCAGCTTGACCGTTCGAACATCCGCGGCCGGATCGCGCGGCTGGACGGGGTGCTGGACCACATCCTGTCGCGCCATGACTATCCCGCACCCGTCAGCGCCCTGGTGGCCGAGCTTGCCTTGCTGATGGCGCTGATCGGCCCGACCATGAAACTGCGCTGGAAGCTGAGCCTTCAGGTCCGTGGGAACGGTGCCGTGCGCACCATCGCTGCCGATTACTATGCGCCCGAAGCCGAAGACGCGCCCGCCCGCATCCGCGCCTGGGCCAGCTTTGACGAAGAGCGTCTGGATGATCGCGACCCTTTCGAACAGATCGGCGAGGGCTATTTCGCCATTCTCATCGATCAGGGCGAAGGCACCCATCCCTATCAGGGCATCACCCCGCTGTCGGGCGGATCACTGTCCGCCTGTGCCCAGACCTATTTCGCCCAGTCCGAGCAGCTGCCGACGCGGTTCGAACTGGCCAGCGGATTTTCCCGCATGTCCGGCGAAGAGGGGCATTGGCGCGCCGGTGGCGTGATGCTGCAAACCCTGCCCGCGCAGCCGATGGATGCCAGTCAGGGCGGCAGCGGCGAAGGCGGCCTGATCGAGGCGGCCGATATCCTGCAGGGGGGCGAATCCGAAGACTGGAACCGCGCCAATATCCTGCTGGACACGGTCGAAACGCTGGAACTGATCGGCCCGACGGTCGGCCCCACGGACCTGCTGGTCCGGCTGTTTCACGAAGAAGACCCGCGCGTCTTCGATCCGCAGCGGGTCGAATTCGGCTGTTCCTGCACCTCGGACCGGGTGCGCGACACGCTGTCGATCTATTCGGCCAAGGATATCGCGCAGATGACCACGGATGAGGGCATCGTGACCGCCGATTGCCAGTTCTGCGGCGCGCATTACGAGCTTGATCCCAGCAGTCTGGGCTTTGAAGCGACCGTCGATGCCGAAGGCCAGCCGCTGGAGGAAAGCGACGACAAGGTGCAAGAGTGA
- a CDS encoding NUDIX hydrolase yields the protein MTLNWSEEQLRRALARPAEASSDFDLNADVTPPAGTLRPAGVLAAFHEDDGRLVLTKRASGLRHHPGQISLPGGKVDPGDADETAAALREAWEEIGLASDQVDILGAMPPHRTVTGFSVMPLVGIIRGDFTPVAEPGEVEEVFTLPFAHVCDPASYRIEKRRWRGGWRSYHIAPYGPYYLWGATARILLGLADRMRG from the coding sequence GTGACGCTGAACTGGTCCGAAGAGCAGCTGCGCCGGGCGCTTGCGCGGCCGGCCGAAGCCAGCTCGGATTTCGACCTGAATGCCGATGTCACACCGCCCGCCGGGACCCTGCGTCCGGCGGGCGTTCTGGCAGCGTTTCACGAAGATGACGGCAGGCTGGTCCTGACCAAGCGCGCCTCTGGCCTGCGCCATCACCCGGGCCAGATCTCCTTGCCCGGCGGCAAGGTCGATCCCGGCGATGCCGATGAGACCGCCGCCGCCCTGCGCGAGGCCTGGGAAGAGATCGGGCTGGCCAGCGATCAGGTCGATATTTTGGGCGCCATGCCCCCGCATCGCACCGTCACCGGCTTCTCGGTCATGCCGCTGGTCGGCATCATCCGGGGCGATTTCACCCCCGTCGCGGAACCGGGCGAGGTGGAAGAGGTGTTTACCCTGCCCTTTGCCCATGTCTGCGACCCGGCCAGCTACCGTATCGAGAAACGCCGCTGGCGCGGCGGCTGGCGCAGCTATCACATCGCGCCCTACGGTCCCTATTATCTGTGGGGCGCGACGGCGCGCATCCTGCTGGGGCTGGCGGACAGGATGCGGGGATGA